One genomic segment of Hymenobacter psoromatis includes these proteins:
- a CDS encoding Ig-like domain-containing domain yields MSFRAAVRFLCSTKAKATERGAGAALVLAGLLALGSCASISSPQGGPRDKTPPRLVATSPDSAARNVKQQFIKLTFSEPIQLKELSKNLLITPQLAPENSYSVRPDRDAVTLLFKQPLEANTTYSFNFRKAVVDANESLPAKYQALSFSTGATLDSGVVRGTVTDLLSDRLAKDAVVGLYRPTDTVGVRRAQPYYLTRTDDKGAFQLNFVRTAPYNIYAWADKNNNGRFDDGEKIAYLPGPISVTDTTAPRALHLVRPDRLPPRRTAFETTATQARLAFNEGLRTARLAPLGSSEAADTAAVQRAAELTDLGHSVVIYKTPEVGDGRYLLVATDSVGNTRRDTLNLRFPVPTAVSKKAQPLAGTTLVGSPRSVYRQGQLKFRFSVPVRLVAGKSPGTLSEDSLKTHALRVPDEASLSPSRTELLVNIDTKALKTVEIRLDSTALLTITGQSLGLRRPVRLAVTDQDPSGVLLGTIQSKYPRFELQLLDEKYQVLTQLNSPRGTYRFDHLAPGKYRLRALIDQDGDGHWRGGDPNLKVAPEPVYLNPKLIQLRAGFEIKEDLSF; encoded by the coding sequence ATGAGTTTTCGCGCCGCCGTTCGTTTTTTGTGTAGCACCAAGGCAAAAGCGACGGAGCGCGGCGCGGGTGCGGCCCTGGTGCTGGCGGGGCTGCTGGCGCTGGGCAGTTGCGCGTCCATCAGCTCGCCGCAGGGCGGGCCGCGCGACAAAACGCCGCCGCGCCTGGTGGCCACCTCTCCCGACAGCGCCGCCCGCAACGTGAAGCAGCAGTTTATTAAGCTCACTTTTTCGGAGCCGATTCAGCTCAAGGAGCTATCCAAAAACCTGCTCATTACCCCGCAGCTCGCGCCCGAAAACTCGTACTCGGTGCGCCCGGACCGCGACGCGGTAACCCTCTTGTTCAAGCAGCCGCTGGAGGCGAATACCACTTATTCGTTCAATTTTCGCAAGGCTGTCGTGGATGCCAACGAGAGTCTGCCGGCCAAGTATCAGGCCCTGAGCTTCAGCACCGGCGCTACCCTCGACTCGGGCGTGGTGCGCGGCACCGTAACCGACTTGCTCAGCGACCGCCTGGCGAAAGACGCAGTGGTGGGCCTCTACCGCCCCACCGATACGGTGGGCGTGCGCCGGGCCCAGCCCTACTACCTTACCCGCACCGACGACAAGGGAGCATTTCAGCTCAATTTTGTGCGCACCGCTCCTTACAATATCTACGCCTGGGCCGACAAGAACAACAACGGCCGTTTCGACGACGGTGAGAAGATAGCCTACCTACCCGGCCCGATTTCCGTGACGGACACGACCGCGCCCCGCGCCCTGCACTTGGTGCGGCCCGACCGCCTACCCCCCCGCCGCACCGCTTTCGAAACCACGGCCACGCAGGCCCGCCTCGCCTTTAATGAGGGCCTGCGCACCGCCCGGCTGGCCCCGCTGGGCAGTTCCGAAGCCGCCGATACGGCCGCCGTGCAGCGCGCCGCCGAGCTAACTGACCTGGGCCACTCGGTAGTCATCTACAAAACGCCGGAGGTGGGTGATGGCCGCTACCTGCTGGTGGCCACCGACAGCGTGGGCAACACGCGCCGCGACACCCTCAACCTGCGGTTTCCGGTGCCGACGGCCGTGAGCAAAAAGGCCCAGCCGCTGGCGGGCACTACCCTGGTGGGCAGCCCCCGCTCGGTGTACCGGCAGGGGCAGCTGAAATTTCGCTTTTCGGTGCCGGTGCGGCTGGTGGCGGGCAAAAGCCCCGGCACGCTCAGCGAAGACTCCCTCAAAACCCACGCCCTGCGCGTGCCCGACGAGGCCAGCCTCAGCCCCAGCCGTACCGAGCTGCTAGTTAATATCGATACCAAGGCCCTGAAAACCGTGGAGATACGCCTCGACAGCACGGCCCTACTCACCATTACGGGGCAGAGCCTGGGCCTGCGCCGCCCCGTGCGCCTGGCCGTGACCGACCAGGACCCGAGCGGCGTGCTGCTGGGCACTATCCAGAGCAAATACCCGCGCTTCGAGCTGCAGCTGCTCGATGAGAAATACCAGGTGCTGACGCAGCTGAACTCGCCGCGCGGCACTTACCGCTTCGACCACCTCGCGCCCGGCAAGTACCGCCTGCGCGCGCTCATCGACCAGGATGGCGACGGCCACTGGCGCGGCGGCGACCCCAACCTGAAGGTGGCTCCCGAGCCGGTATACCTCAACCCCAAGCTCATCCAGCTTCGCGCGGGCTTCGAAATAAAGGAGGATTTGAGCTTCTAG
- a CDS encoding class I SAM-dependent methyltransferase: protein MPLESLDTTEFLAACPVCGGTNLPAKLQVQDKSVSQETFTIAQCAGCGLQFTNPRPNADHIGRYYESAAYVSHNSGARGLVNRVYRVARFFTMRRKVALITRLNGGRAGQLLDYGCGTGHFLARAKSAGWQVTGLEPNPGARQDAAARVGQPMLEESALATLPPASFDTVTLWHVLEHVHALQETLAQLVSVLKPGGHLLIAVPNPDSLDAQHYRQDWAAYDVPRHLYHFVPATISRLLAGHGLRVAQTLPLPLDAYYVSLLSEQLRPASQAQGRLAVLRAGFRSNQYAAQHSGQYSSLLYVAQKG, encoded by the coding sequence GTGCCGTTAGAATCTTTAGACACCACTGAGTTTCTGGCCGCCTGCCCGGTATGCGGCGGCACCAATTTGCCCGCCAAGCTGCAAGTGCAGGACAAGTCGGTGAGCCAGGAGACGTTCACGATTGCGCAGTGCGCGGGCTGCGGCTTGCAGTTTACCAACCCCCGGCCCAATGCCGACCACATTGGGCGGTACTATGAGTCAGCGGCTTATGTATCGCACAACAGCGGGGCGCGGGGCCTGGTGAACCGCGTGTACCGGGTGGCGCGCTTCTTCACCATGCGGCGCAAGGTGGCGCTTATCACGCGGCTGAATGGGGGTAGGGCGGGGCAGTTGCTCGACTATGGCTGCGGCACGGGCCACTTTTTGGCGCGCGCCAAAAGCGCGGGCTGGCAGGTAACGGGCCTGGAACCCAACCCCGGTGCCCGCCAGGATGCCGCCGCCCGCGTGGGGCAGCCCATGCTGGAAGAGAGCGCGCTGGCCACCCTACCCCCCGCCAGCTTCGATACCGTGACGCTGTGGCACGTGCTGGAGCACGTGCACGCCTTGCAGGAAACGCTGGCGCAGCTGGTGAGCGTGCTGAAGCCGGGCGGGCACCTGCTCATCGCGGTGCCCAACCCCGATAGCCTCGATGCCCAGCACTACCGCCAGGACTGGGCCGCTTACGACGTACCGCGCCACCTCTACCACTTTGTGCCGGCCACCATAAGCCGGCTGCTGGCCGGCCACGGCCTGCGCGTGGCCCAAACCCTACCCCTGCCCCTCGACGCCTACTACGTGAGCCTGCTCTCGGAGCAGCTGCGGCCCGCCAGCCAGGCGCAGGGCCGGCTGGCCGTGCTGCGGGCGGGCTTCCGCTCCAACCAGTACGCCGCGCAGCATAGCGGGCAATATTCGAGTCTGCTCTACGTAGCGCAGAAGGGGTAG
- the mnmG gene encoding tRNA uridine-5-carboxymethylaminomethyl(34) synthesis enzyme MnmG produces the protein MFSDTEYDLIVVGAGHAGCEAAAAAANLGSKVLLVTMNMNTIAQMSCNPAMGGVAKGQIVREIDALGGQSGLITDRTMIQFRMLNRSKGPAMWSPRAQSDRMRFAEDWRLTLEQIPNVDFWQEAVTGLLIENDACVGITTALGIEFRSKTVVLTNGTFLNGLIHIGEKNFGGGRAAERNSCGITEQLVELGFKAGRMKTGTPPRVDGRSLDYSKMEVQDGDATPSRFSYLDTPPLTGQRPCYITYTNERVHNILREGFEKSPMFQGRIKGLGPRYCPSVEDKINRFADKDRHQIFVEPEGWSTVECYVNGFSSSLPEDVQYRALREIAGFEKAKMFRPGYAIEYDFFPPTQLTNTLETKPVRNLWLAGQINGTTGYEEAACQGLMAGINAHQRVAGKPAFTLRRDEAYIGVLIDDLINKGTDEPYRMFTSRAEHRIMLRQDNADLRLTPLGHALGLASDERLARVRQKEADTAAALQVLASFGIEPATINGFLVEKGSAEIHEKTRALNLLRRPSIELPELAATLPELAEKLAAFSEDAKEQAIIQTKYETYLQKEQQQAQRMRELEDFHIQGRLNYGAMPALSHEAREKLLKIQPETLGQASRISGVSPADVSVLMVYLNR, from the coding sequence ATGTTCTCCGATACTGAATACGACCTGATTGTAGTGGGCGCGGGCCACGCCGGCTGCGAGGCCGCCGCCGCCGCCGCCAACCTCGGCTCGAAAGTGCTGCTGGTGACGATGAATATGAATACCATCGCCCAGATGTCGTGTAACCCCGCGATGGGTGGGGTAGCAAAAGGCCAGATTGTGCGCGAAATCGACGCGCTCGGCGGCCAGTCAGGCCTCATCACCGACCGCACCATGATTCAGTTTCGGATGCTGAACCGCTCCAAAGGCCCCGCCATGTGGAGCCCGCGTGCCCAAAGCGACCGCATGCGCTTCGCCGAAGACTGGCGTCTGACGCTGGAGCAGATTCCGAACGTGGATTTCTGGCAGGAAGCCGTGACGGGTTTGCTTATTGAAAACGATGCCTGCGTGGGCATTACCACCGCGCTGGGCATCGAGTTTCGGAGCAAAACGGTGGTGCTCACCAACGGCACATTTCTCAACGGCCTCATTCACATTGGCGAGAAGAACTTTGGAGGGGGTAGGGCCGCCGAACGCAACAGCTGCGGCATTACGGAGCAGCTCGTGGAGCTGGGCTTTAAGGCCGGGCGCATGAAAACCGGCACCCCGCCCCGCGTGGACGGCCGCTCGCTCGACTACTCCAAAATGGAAGTGCAAGATGGCGACGCCACCCCGAGCCGCTTCTCGTACCTCGACACGCCGCCGCTCACCGGGCAGCGCCCGTGCTACATCACCTACACCAACGAGCGGGTGCACAACATCTTGCGCGAAGGCTTCGAGAAATCGCCCATGTTTCAGGGGCGCATTAAGGGCCTGGGGCCGCGCTACTGCCCGAGCGTGGAGGACAAAATCAACCGCTTCGCCGACAAGGACCGCCACCAGATTTTTGTAGAACCGGAAGGCTGGTCTACCGTGGAATGCTACGTGAACGGCTTCAGCAGCTCGCTGCCCGAAGACGTGCAGTACCGCGCCCTGCGCGAAATCGCGGGCTTTGAAAAGGCCAAGATGTTCCGGCCCGGCTACGCCATTGAGTACGACTTTTTCCCGCCCACGCAGCTGACTAATACCCTCGAAACCAAGCCGGTGCGGAACCTCTGGCTGGCTGGCCAAATCAATGGCACCACCGGCTACGAGGAAGCCGCCTGCCAGGGCCTGATGGCCGGCATTAACGCCCACCAGCGCGTGGCGGGCAAACCCGCTTTCACGCTGCGGCGCGACGAGGCCTACATCGGCGTGCTCATTGATGACCTTATTAACAAGGGCACCGACGAGCCCTACCGCATGTTTACGAGCCGCGCCGAGCACCGCATTATGCTACGCCAGGACAATGCCGACCTGCGCCTCACGCCGCTGGGCCACGCCCTGGGCCTGGCCAGCGACGAGCGCCTGGCGCGGGTGCGCCAGAAGGAGGCCGACACCGCCGCCGCGCTGCAAGTACTGGCCAGTTTCGGCATTGAGCCGGCCACGATTAACGGCTTTTTGGTGGAGAAGGGTTCGGCCGAAATTCATGAAAAAACCCGCGCCCTCAACCTGCTGCGCCGGCCCAGTATTGAGCTGCCCGAACTAGCCGCCACGCTGCCCGAGTTGGCCGAAAAGCTGGCCGCGTTCAGCGAAGATGCCAAAGAGCAGGCCATTATCCAGACCAAGTACGAAACGTATTTGCAGAAGGAGCAGCAGCAGGCCCAGCGCATGCGCGAGTTGGAAGACTTCCACATTCAGGGCCGCCTGAACTACGGCGCCATGCCGGCGCTCAGCCACGAGGCCCGCGAAAAGCTACTCAAGATTCAGCCTGAAACCCTGGGCCAGGCTTCGCGCATCAGCGGGGTGAGTCCGGCCGACGTGTCGGTGCTGATGGTGTATTTGAATCGGTAG
- a CDS encoding GNAT family N-acetyltransferase, with product MSIAQPRIPGDVLDYYLSLGYYRMYQDLFTCQFLPVGTRLYTVHWLRLALARVQPGPKQRRLRRLNERFAVMVKPFQLTAEYEGLYARYHQALDFDAAPSLEALLLDGAAYSVFDTRVVEVRAEGQLLAAGIFDHGTRSIAGIVNFYDPNYHKYSLGKYLMLCKLDYAHRQQLAYYYPGYLVQGYPKFDYKLFAGPEATEIFDDLNSQWLPFSWEEVARQSAALLTGGLPELGPGQGGRE from the coding sequence ATGAGTATCGCGCAGCCCCGCATCCCCGGCGACGTGCTGGACTACTACTTGAGCCTGGGTTACTACCGCATGTACCAGGACCTGTTTACCTGCCAGTTTTTGCCGGTGGGCACCCGCCTGTACACGGTGCACTGGCTGCGCCTGGCGCTGGCGCGGGTGCAGCCCGGCCCCAAGCAGCGGCGGCTACGGCGGCTCAATGAGCGGTTCGCGGTCATGGTCAAGCCCTTCCAGCTCACGGCCGAATACGAGGGCCTGTACGCTCGCTACCACCAGGCGCTCGATTTTGACGCCGCGCCTTCGCTCGAAGCGCTGCTGCTCGATGGCGCGGCCTACTCCGTATTCGACACGCGGGTAGTAGAAGTGCGCGCCGAAGGCCAGCTGCTGGCGGCTGGCATCTTCGACCACGGCACGCGCAGCATCGCGGGCATCGTCAACTTTTACGACCCCAACTACCACAAGTACAGCCTGGGCAAGTATCTGATGCTCTGCAAACTGGACTATGCCCACCGTCAGCAACTGGCGTATTACTACCCCGGCTACCTGGTGCAGGGCTACCCCAAATTCGACTACAAGCTTTTCGCCGGTCCCGAAGCCACGGAGATTTTTGACGACCTCAATAGCCAGTGGCTACCCTTCAGCTGGGAGGAGGTAGCCCGGCAGTCGGCGGCGCTACTGACGGGTGGCTTGCCGGAGCTTGGGCCGGGGCAGGGGGGTAGGGAATAA
- the ybeY gene encoding rRNA maturation RNase YbeY: MSVAAVAGVRYFEAPGIEFVVEDVPEFGLRDAEDLVAWIERIAVVHEYRIAQLTFIFCSDDYLHKLNLEYLNHDTLTDIITFDNADDADVLEGDIFISVERVADNAKDLAISFRDELHRVMIHGVLHLLGYHDKDLLSQTAMRRKEDYCLSLREF, translated from the coding sequence ATGAGCGTAGCCGCCGTGGCCGGAGTTCGCTACTTTGAAGCGCCCGGCATTGAGTTCGTAGTCGAAGACGTGCCCGAATTCGGCCTGCGCGACGCCGAAGACCTGGTGGCCTGGATTGAGCGCATCGCGGTGGTGCATGAGTACCGCATTGCGCAGCTCACGTTCATCTTCTGCTCCGACGACTACCTGCACAAGCTCAATCTGGAGTATCTCAACCACGACACGCTTACCGACATCATCACCTTCGACAACGCCGACGATGCCGACGTGCTCGAAGGCGACATTTTCATTAGCGTAGAACGGGTAGCTGACAATGCCAAAGACCTGGCTATCAGCTTCCGCGATGAGCTGCACCGGGTTATGATTCACGGCGTGCTACACCTGCTCGGCTACCACGACAAAGACCTGCTGAGCCAGACAGCCATGCGCCGCAAGGAGGATTACTGCCTCTCGCTGCGCGAGTTTTAG
- a CDS encoding ATP-binding protein, which yields MKQVKIQIPSLVENIRVVESFIDNSKDTFQIEDDIYGNIMVAVTEAVNNAIRHGNKFDKDKNVYLSLYVNPNQLKFEIEDEGAGFDYNNLDDPTAPENLENPGGRGIFLIRHLADEVEFSKEGRRLELTFALHPSASHTSEQAAA from the coding sequence ATGAAGCAGGTTAAAATTCAGATTCCGTCGCTCGTGGAAAATATTCGCGTCGTGGAAAGCTTCATTGACAACTCCAAAGACACTTTCCAGATTGAGGACGACATCTACGGCAACATTATGGTGGCCGTAACCGAGGCCGTTAATAACGCCATCCGCCACGGCAATAAGTTCGACAAGGATAAGAACGTCTACCTCTCGCTCTACGTGAACCCCAACCAGCTTAAGTTTGAGATTGAGGACGAAGGCGCGGGCTTTGACTACAACAATCTGGACGACCCTACGGCCCCCGAAAACCTCGAAAACCCCGGCGGGCGCGGCATTTTCCTCATCCGCCACTTGGCCGACGAAGTGGAGTTCAGCAAAGAAGGCCGCCGCCTGGAGCTGACGTTTGCCCTGCACCCCAGCGCCTCCCACACCTCTGAGCAAGCTGCCGCATGA
- a CDS encoding DUF4175 family protein: MTMVADRPAAGVSSTDFPALAQVRAELEAYKRKFYLSLLVRGGLVAAALLLSLFVVFNTLEYFLYLPPAVRAGLLFSFLALVVYAVGRWLWQPLAALANLRRLLSDEQAARQVGDLFPAVQDRLLNALQLQGQARGNELLLASLEQRAAQLHGVSFAQGIDIQQQSRPLWKYVLPPLAVLLLALAFFPNFITQPTSRIWHYQRHYSRPAPFDFVVKNKRLTVFKGENFVLDVAVAGKAVPATLSLLPAGGPERPLAPVPGRQGEFRFTFEQPAQDVTFQLSGAGFVSEEYHLTVLERPDLREFTVRVAYPPYLGRPAEIIRNGGNLTVPEGSELRWEFSTAATEALTLHFDNPAELLRATHQGESFVVERRVLRSQPYQVDLRNAASANVNPISYQLTVVPDAPPTLTVEAFPDTTARRYLALGGTATDDYGLTALRLHYAVQRAGTNQNIKLLTFNSKLLTLPTAAGGTYAYTWNLTGLSLRPGDRLEYYVEATDNDGIHGPKSTRSRPLEYRLPTRREQDQQLASQATSVASQLSSAAKQSKQLERELAKSQDKLKTKREMSFQDRKQLEDMLDQKQQLDQQVQQMQQKFEQLQQQQNQDPKSEELAQKAEELKKLMKDLLDPETKKLYDQLQKLLDQQKQPDAEMQKLLQQLENKENTLQKELDRALEMFKQMQFDQKAEQTADRLEQLAKDEQKLAEKTEQNAKENPDNKLSNKEQETKNQELQKEQAEKRQEFEDLKKDLADLKQQDKELGDQNDLDEQKPDQQQTDQDMQDGEQQLSKNQNKKASQKQQAAAQRLQKMARKMKDQLSDDEQQKKQQNIDDLRDILDNLVTLSFDQEKLMKDFRAVDQSDPRFVQLGQTQRKLRDDSRVIQDSLYALAKREPRIQSFVTREVGEMNGRMDESLTHIKQRDVPRATSTQQQAMTSVNNLALMLSDALKQMQQDMQQMQGQGPPQPGSGKGKKKGKGSSPGPGSMSKMQQQLNQQIQQLQQSGKTGRALSQELARLAGQQQMLRQAMQQMDRGQPGGKPGGKEGKGAQGDKDGKDKDGQGGGNAGELKKLMEQTETDLVNKRLTEETIQRQRQILTRMLEAEKSARERDQDTKREAQAAQNHPPVFPPAFDKYKPAGQDQQTEILRRPQPTLTPYYQQKVSEYFQKNQ; encoded by the coding sequence ATGACGATGGTAGCGGACCGGCCGGCGGCTGGGGTTTCTTCAACCGATTTTCCGGCCCTGGCCCAGGTGCGGGCCGAGCTGGAAGCCTATAAGCGCAAGTTTTACCTGAGCCTGCTGGTGCGCGGCGGCTTGGTGGCGGCGGCCCTGCTGCTGAGCTTATTCGTGGTCTTTAATACCCTCGAATACTTCCTGTACCTACCCCCCGCGGTACGGGCGGGGCTGCTGTTTAGCTTCCTGGCGCTGGTGGTGTACGCGGTGGGGCGCTGGCTGTGGCAGCCGCTGGCCGCGCTGGCCAACCTGCGCCGTTTGCTGAGTGATGAGCAGGCCGCCCGGCAGGTAGGCGACCTGTTTCCAGCAGTGCAGGACCGCCTGCTGAACGCCTTGCAGCTGCAAGGCCAGGCCCGTGGCAACGAGCTGCTGCTGGCTAGCCTGGAGCAGCGCGCCGCGCAGCTGCACGGCGTGTCGTTTGCGCAGGGCATTGATATTCAGCAGCAAAGCCGGCCGCTGTGGAAGTACGTGCTGCCGCCGCTGGCGGTGCTGCTGCTGGCGCTGGCCTTTTTCCCAAACTTCATCACGCAGCCTACCAGCCGCATTTGGCACTACCAGCGGCACTACTCGCGGCCCGCGCCGTTCGATTTTGTGGTGAAGAATAAGCGCCTGACGGTGTTTAAGGGCGAGAATTTTGTGCTCGATGTGGCTGTGGCGGGCAAGGCCGTGCCCGCCACGCTGAGCCTACTGCCCGCAGGCGGCCCCGAGCGGCCGCTAGCCCCGGTGCCGGGTCGCCAGGGCGAGTTTCGGTTCACCTTTGAGCAGCCGGCGCAGGACGTGACGTTTCAGCTGAGCGGGGCGGGCTTCGTGTCGGAAGAATACCACCTGACGGTGCTGGAACGGCCCGATTTGCGCGAGTTTACGGTGCGCGTGGCCTACCCTCCCTACCTCGGCCGGCCCGCCGAAATTATCCGCAACGGCGGCAACCTGACCGTACCTGAGGGCAGCGAGCTACGCTGGGAGTTCAGCACGGCCGCCACGGAGGCGTTGACGTTGCACTTTGATAACCCGGCCGAGCTGCTGCGCGCCACGCACCAGGGTGAAAGCTTCGTGGTGGAGCGCCGGGTACTGCGCTCGCAGCCATACCAGGTGGACTTGCGCAACGCGGCCAGCGCCAACGTCAACCCCATCAGTTACCAGCTGACGGTGGTGCCCGACGCGCCGCCGACCCTCACCGTGGAAGCCTTTCCTGACACCACGGCTCGGCGCTACCTGGCCCTGGGCGGCACCGCCACTGATGACTACGGCCTCACGGCGCTGCGCCTGCACTACGCCGTGCAGCGCGCCGGCACTAACCAGAACATCAAACTCTTAACTTTTAACTCTAAACTCTTAACTCTCCCCACGGCGGCCGGCGGCACCTACGCCTACACCTGGAACCTAACCGGGCTGAGCCTGCGGCCCGGCGACCGACTCGAATACTACGTGGAAGCCACGGATAATGACGGGATTCATGGGCCGAAGAGCACGCGCTCGCGACCGCTGGAATACCGCCTACCCACCCGCCGCGAGCAGGACCAGCAGCTGGCGTCGCAGGCCACGTCGGTGGCCAGCCAGCTCAGCTCGGCGGCCAAGCAGAGCAAGCAGCTGGAGCGCGAGCTGGCCAAAAGCCAGGATAAGCTCAAGACCAAGCGCGAGATGAGCTTCCAGGACCGCAAGCAGCTGGAAGATATGCTCGACCAGAAGCAGCAGCTCGACCAGCAGGTGCAGCAGATGCAGCAGAAGTTTGAGCAGCTGCAACAGCAGCAAAACCAAGACCCCAAAAGCGAGGAGCTGGCCCAAAAGGCCGAGGAGCTGAAAAAGCTGATGAAGGACCTGCTCGACCCCGAAACCAAGAAGCTCTACGACCAGCTGCAAAAGCTGCTGGACCAGCAGAAACAGCCCGACGCCGAGATGCAGAAGCTGCTGCAACAGCTCGAAAACAAGGAAAATACGTTGCAAAAAGAGCTGGACCGCGCCCTCGAAATGTTCAAGCAAATGCAGTTTGACCAGAAAGCCGAGCAAACCGCCGACCGCCTGGAACAGCTGGCCAAGGACGAGCAGAAACTAGCCGAAAAAACCGAGCAGAACGCCAAGGAAAACCCGGATAACAAGCTCAGCAACAAAGAGCAAGAAACCAAAAATCAGGAGTTGCAAAAGGAGCAAGCTGAAAAGCGCCAGGAATTTGAGGACCTGAAAAAAGACCTTGCCGACCTCAAGCAGCAGGACAAGGAGCTGGGCGACCAGAACGACCTGGACGAGCAGAAGCCCGACCAGCAGCAAACCGACCAGGACATGCAGGACGGCGAGCAGCAGCTGAGTAAGAATCAGAATAAAAAGGCCAGCCAGAAGCAGCAGGCCGCCGCCCAGCGGCTGCAGAAAATGGCCCGCAAGATGAAGGACCAGCTGAGCGACGACGAGCAGCAAAAGAAACAGCAGAATATCGACGACCTGCGCGATATTCTGGATAACCTGGTGACGCTCAGCTTCGACCAGGAGAAGCTGATGAAGGACTTCCGGGCCGTGGACCAGAGCGACCCGCGCTTCGTGCAGCTGGGCCAGACGCAACGCAAGCTGCGCGATGACTCCCGCGTGATTCAGGATTCGCTGTACGCGCTGGCCAAGCGTGAGCCGCGCATCCAAAGCTTCGTGACCCGCGAGGTGGGCGAGATGAACGGCCGCATGGACGAGAGCCTTACTCACATCAAGCAGCGCGACGTGCCCCGCGCCACCAGCACCCAGCAGCAGGCCATGACGAGCGTTAACAACCTGGCCCTCATGCTATCGGATGCCCTCAAGCAGATGCAGCAGGACATGCAGCAGATGCAGGGCCAGGGCCCGCCGCAGCCAGGCAGCGGCAAGGGCAAAAAGAAGGGCAAGGGCAGCTCGCCCGGCCCTGGCAGCATGAGCAAGATGCAGCAGCAGCTCAACCAGCAGATTCAGCAGCTGCAGCAGAGCGGCAAAACTGGCCGCGCCCTCTCGCAGGAGCTGGCCCGCCTGGCCGGCCAGCAGCAGATGCTGCGCCAGGCCATGCAGCAGATGGACCGCGGCCAGCCAGGGGGCAAACCGGGGGGCAAGGAGGGCAAAGGGGCCCAGGGTGATAAAGACGGCAAGGACAAAGACGGTCAGGGCGGCGGCAACGCCGGCGAGTTGAAAAAGCTGATGGAGCAGACCGAGACCGACCTCGTGAACAAGCGCCTCACCGAGGAAACCATTCAGCGCCAGCGCCAGATACTGACCCGGATGCTGGAAGCCGAAAAATCGGCCCGCGAGCGCGACCAGGATACCAAGCGCGAGGCCCAGGCCGCCCAAAACCACCCGCCCGTTTTTCCGCCTGCCTTCGATAAGTATAAGCCGGCCGGCCAGGACCAGCAGACCGAAATCTTACGCCGGCCGCAACCTACGCTAACGCCTTACTACCAGCAGAAAGTAAGCGAGTATTTCCAAAAAAATCAGTAA
- a CDS encoding TonB-dependent receptor, protein MLFRQLIFAGGVGKRCLMLVVGLSLAAAGAASAQVQGAGVRISEPPVSDAKSVHIMLDGPPQKYPPPAYYVDGQRFDSTALGIINPNDIESIDILKGAKALQLAPDGGQWGVVIITTKAGQHTRAVRAFNRRLKQLSRRKP, encoded by the coding sequence ATGCTGTTTCGCCAGCTCATTTTCGCGGGTGGGGTAGGGAAGCGCTGCCTGATGCTGGTGGTAGGGCTGAGCCTGGCAGCCGCGGGCGCGGCCAGTGCGCAGGTACAGGGGGCAGGCGTTCGGATAAGTGAGCCACCCGTGTCGGATGCTAAATCAGTCCACATTATGCTGGATGGCCCGCCACAAAAATATCCGCCGCCAGCCTATTATGTGGATGGGCAGCGGTTCGATTCGACAGCGTTGGGCATCATTAACCCCAACGATATCGAGAGCATTGATATTTTGAAAGGTGCTAAAGCGCTCCAATTGGCCCCTGACGGCGGCCAGTGGGGAGTAGTAATTATCACGACTAAAGCCGGCCAGCACACGCGGGCCGTGCGCGCCTTCAACCGCCGCCTGAAACAGCTGAGCCGCCGCAAGCCGTAG